In one Brienomyrus brachyistius isolate T26 chromosome 5, BBRACH_0.4, whole genome shotgun sequence genomic region, the following are encoded:
- the LOC125741837 gene encoding caskin-2-like isoform X5, with protein sequence MGKEQELLQAVKNGDLPSAQKLVAKVKANRSKLLGSTKRLNVNYQDSDGFSALHHAALTGTIDLMSLLLEAQATVDIKDSNGMRPLHYAAWQGKADSVLMLLRSGASVNGASLDGQIPLHLAAQYGHYEVSEMLLQHQSNSCLVNKVKKTPLDLACEFGRLKVTQLLLNSNMIGALLEGERKDGSESSANTPLHLAARNGHKDIIRMLLKAGIDINRTTKAGTALHEAALYGKTEVVRLLLDAGIDVNIRNTYNQTALDIVNQFTTSHASKDIKQLLRDATGFLQVRAMKDFWNLHDPTALNIRAGDIIMVLEQHMDGRWKGHIHDSQRGTDRVGYFPPSIVEVISRRAAGDRNSVGSTGSVGSTRSAGSGQSTESSHAPNGSQHSTGAGDLSKQLPPVCDKMVQKLSSGSDPVKQPDVLQGGSRRQNLNSLKAVEQGFTQQFVRPEQLLEGRDAEAIYQWLSEFQLEQYTGNFLSAGYDVPTISRMTPEDLTAIGVTKPGHRKKISIEIGNLSIPEWLPDYMPSDLTEWLSAIGLPQYHKKLSENGYDSISIVKDITWEDLQEIGITKLGHQKKIMLAVKRLSDIQKAHSQAEAGQGTLRRKLPGALDLVAIESLESGECPSPHTPKMLTFQDSELSAELQSAMCGSYSGCQDGLAMRSVAAMSVSQESIGTRSRGSGHSQEPPALGATRSRSQESLGSGDSGGSRSNGSPGKERNIPEGRDQRQALQHKMELFQQTAPSATPPHTPSKAPGFVYPSIPAKLTSGGSLALAYQSTSQGPTAKKAFSYLQSHCGSSDTPGAPRLPVNGDSFRPKKRTQSLTRYALSDGEPDEDELPSTPSGTLASYATLTRRPGRSQLARLHSTPEGTVGRSQSFAIRARRKGPPPPPPKRLSSVSGGTSPETPAAVPSSGVEVESAGSVKSISAMLDPTGSRVGTSLVPRRLDKSGPTKELMTTPKPTSPVPPPKPVLPAELREPAGGRRRTVSEPAACENSEGKADSSVHSDMEEDSRGGPDLESSSSPQHSSSECIPFAEEGNLTIKQRPKIGGPLKPDPSGKDPEKAQVVKTSDVPEFNLKESDTVKRRHKPKDKDPQKEEAPPAGQPSGAHPESDDAVSRRIAEIEKSLLSLEKGSSAGRPQKPPLSPKPASPEKPPSVPLQVPVSPAARVPSVTLSVVQSVAFVAPSPEPGPSHLLSPHDSAPVTGKVGVCLGREPRLTSSTVVVKRLEQTSSSLEAALKAVERELTLEGSTDSPHSSASMAKSAGNILDDIGNMFDDLADQLDAMLD encoded by the exons ATTTTCGGCTCTGCACCATGCTGCTCTTACCGGCACCATAGACCTCATGTCGCTGCTGTTGGAGGCCCAAGCCACGGTGGACATCAAGGACAGCAACG GCATGCGGCCTCTGCATTACGCCGCATGGCAGGGCAAGGCCGACTCCGTGCTGATGCTGCTTCGCTCCGGGGCCTCGGTCAACGGTGCCTCACTGGACGGGCAGATTCCACTGCACCTGGCCGCCCAGTACGGCCACTATGAGGTG TCTGAGATGCTACTTCAGCACCAGTCGAACTCGTGCTTGGTCAACAAGGTTAAGAAGACCCCCCTGGACCTTGCCTGTGAGTTCGGTAGGCTGAAG GTCACCCAACTGCTCCTTAACAGTAACATGATCGGGGCCCTTTTGGAAGGAGAGAGGAAGGACGGCTCCGAGTCCTCTGCCAACACGCCCCTGCACCTGGCTGCCCGCAATGGACACAAAGACATCATCAG GATGCTCCTGAAAGCAGGCATTGACATTAACAGGACCACTAAGGCAGGCACCGCTTTGCATGAGGCCGCCCTCTACGGGAAGACTGAAGTAGTGCGACTGCTGCTGGAT GCCGGAATCGACGTCAACATCCGAAATACCTACAACCAGACGGCGCTGGACATCGTGAACCAGTTCACCACCTCGCATGCCAGCAAGGACATCAAGCAGCTCCTCCGAG ATGCTACCGGCTTCCTGCAGGTGAGAGCAATGAAAGACTTCTGGAATCTTCACGACCCCACGGCCCTCAACATCCGAGCTGGGGACATTATCATG GTACTGGAGCAGCACATGGACGGCCGCTGGAAGGGGCACATCCACGACAGCCAGAGGGGCACCGACCGTGTGGGCTACTTCCCCCCCTCCATCGTTGAGGTTATCAGCCGGCGTGCAG CTGGGGACAGGAACAGCGTGGGCAGTACGGGCAGCGTGGGAAGCACTCGGAGTGCCGGAAGCGGGCAGAGCACGGAGAGCAGCCACGCCCCCAACGGCTCACAGCACAGCACCGGAGCCGGTGACCTCAGCAAG CAACTTCCCCCTGTCTGTGATAAGATGGTACAGAAGCTCAGCTCAGGATCTGACCCAGTCAAGCAGCCCGACGTGCTTCAAG GTGGCTCACGGCGACAGAACCtgaacagcctgaaagctgtGGAGCAGGGATTCACCCAGCAGTTTGTCCGTCCTGAGCAGCTTCTcgagggcagg gaTGCCGAGGCCATTTACCAGTGGCTGAGTGAGTTTCAGTTGGAGCAGTACACAGGCAACTTCCTCAGCGCTGGCTACGACGTGCCCACAATCAGCCGCATGACGCCTGAG GACCTTACTGCCATTGGGGTGACCAAACCAGGCCATCGCAAGAAGATCTCCATAGAGATCGGAAACCTGAGCATCCCAGAGTGGCTGCCGGACTACATGCCG tcGGACCTCACTGAGTGGCTCAGCGCCATTGGGCTTCCTCAGTACCACAAGAAGCTGTCAGAGAATGGCTATGACTCCATTAGCATCGTGAAGGACATCACCTGGGAGGACTTGCAGGAGATTGGCATCACCAAGCTGG GCCACCAGAAAAAGATAATGCTGGCAGTGAAGAGGCTGTCTGACATCCAGAAAGCCCACAGCCAGGCAGAGGCGGGCCAGGGAACGCTGCGCCGGAAGCTGCCTGGCGCACTGGACTTGGTGGCCATTGAGTCCCTGGAGAGTGGGGAGTGCCCCTCACCCCACACACCCAAGATGCTGACTTTCCAGGACAGCGAGCTGAGCGCCGAGCTGCAGAGCGCCATGTGCGGCTCCTACAGCGGCTGTCAGGATGGATTAGCCATGCGGAGTGTGGCGGCCATGTCCGTCAGCCAGGAGAGCATTGGCACACGCTCGCGGGGCTCGGGACACTCCCAGGAGCCGCCGGCCTTGGGGGCCACGCGCAGTCGCTCTCAGGAGAGCCTGGGCAGCGGGGACAGCGGGGGCAGCCGCTCGAATGGCAGTCCGGGGAAGGAGCGTAACATTCCTGAAGGCCGGGACCAGCGGCAGGCCCTGCAGCATAAGATGGAGCTTTTTCAGCAGACTGCCCCCAGTGCAACGCCTCCCCACACCCCCAGCAAGGCGCCGGGGTTCGTATACCCGTCTATACCGGCGAAGCTCACATCGGGCGGCTCTCTGGCACTGGCTTACCAGAGCACCTCCCAGGGCCCCACTGCTAAGAAGGCCTTCAGCTACCTGCAATCCCACTGTGGCAGCTCCGACACACCGGGGGCACCCAGGCTGCCAGTGAATGGTGACTCCTTCAGGCCCAAGAAGCGCACCCAGAGCCTGACACGCTATGCGCTGTCGGACGGTGAGCCCGATGAGGATGAGCTGCCTTCAACGCCCTCGGGGACCCTAGCATCCTACGCCACCCTGACACGGCGGCCAGGCCGCAGCCAGCTAGCCCGCCTGCACTCGACCCCAGAGGGCACCGTCGGCCGCAGTCAGTCGTTTGCCATCCGCGCGCGGCGGAAGGGacctcccccgcccccgccgAAACGACTGAGCTCGGTGAGCGGTGGGACCAGCCCTGAAACGCCCGCGGCAGTGCCTTCCAGTGGAGTGGAGGTGGAGAGCGCGGGCAGCGTGAAAAGCATATCGGCCATGCTGGACCCCACGGGTTCCCGTGTGGGAACATCCCTGGTGCCCCGCAGACTGGACAAGTCAGGACCAACAAAGGAACTCATGACTACCCCAAAACCTACCTCCCCAGTGCCGCCTCCAAAGCCAGTACTGCCAGCAGAGCTGAGGGAGCCAGCAGGAGGCCGGAGGCGGACGGTGAGCGAGCCGGCAGCATGTGAGAACAGtgagggcaaggctgacagcagCGTGCACTCCGACATGGAGGAGGACAGCAGGGGCGGGCCAGACCTGGAGAGCTCCTCATCGCCTCAGCACAGCTCCAGCGAGTGCATCCCCTTTGCTGAGGAGGGCAACCTCACTATCAAGCAGCGGCCCAAGATCGGTGGGCCCCTAAAGCCGGACCCGAGTGGTAAAGATCCTGAGAAGGCCCAGGTGGTCAAGACCTCCGACGTCCCTGAGTTCAATCTGAAGGAGTCAGACACGGTCAAGCGGCGCCATAAACCCAAAGACAAGGATCCCCAAAAGGAAGAGGCACCACCTGCGGGGCAGCCTAGTGGGGCACATCCAGAGAGCGATGACGCGGTCAGCCGGAGGATTGCCGAGATCGAGAAGAGCCTTCTCAGCTTAGAGAAAGGGAGTTCAGCTGGACGGCCGCAAAAGCCCCCCCTCTCCCCGAAACCCGCCAGTCCTGAGAAACCCCCttctgtgcctcttcaggtcCCTGTCTCACCCGCAG CTCGAGTCCCCAGTGTGACCCTCAGCGTGGTGCAGAGCGTGGCCTTCGTGGCCCCCTCACCTGAGCCCGGCCCTTCCCACCTGCTGAGCCCTCACGACTCGGCCCCGGTGACAGGGAAGGTGGGTGTGTGTCTAGGCCGGGAGCCGCGCCTGACCTCAAGCACAGTGGTGGTGAAGCGCCTGGAGCAGACCAGCAGCTCCCTGGAGGCAGCGTTGAAGGCTGTAGAGAGGGAGCTGACACTAGAGGGCAGCACTGACAG CCCACACAGTTCTGCCAGCATGGCGAAGTCAGCTGGAAACATCCTGGATGACATTGGGAACATGTTTGACGACCTGGCTGACCAGCTGGACGCCATGCTGGACTGA
- the LOC125741837 gene encoding caskin-2-like isoform X1: protein MGKEQELLQAVKNGDLPSAQKLVAKVKANRSKLLGSTKRLNVNYQDSDGFSALHHAALTGTIDLMSLLLEAQATVDIKDSNGMRPLHYAAWQGKADSVLMLLRSGASVNGASLDGQIPLHLAAQYGHYEVSEMLLQHQSNSCLVNKVKKTPLDLACEFGRLKVTQLLLNSNMIGALLEGERKDGSESSANTPLHLAARNGHKDIIRMLLKAGIDINRTTKAGTALHEAALYGKTEVVRLLLDAGIDVNIRNTYNQTALDIVNQFTTSHASKDIKQLLRDATGFLQVRAMKDFWNLHDPTALNIRAGDIIMVLEQHMDGRWKGHIHDSQRGTDRVGYFPPSIVEVISRRAGGTLSRHASLPNQRQLFLSRAPLATSLSSAPQSDDSYMLYATPPHLTLPRTNGLDDNAGMRAGSPALLSEPACPSEDIWVLRNSVTAGDRNSVGSTGSVGSTRSAGSGQSTESSHAPNGSQHSTGAGDLSKQLPPVCDKMVQKLSSGSDPVKQPDVLQGGSRRQNLNSLKAVEQGFTQQFVRPEQLLEGRDAEAIYQWLSEFQLEQYTGNFLSAGYDVPTISRMTPEDLTAIGVTKPGHRKKISIEIGNLSIPEWLPDYMPSDLTEWLSAIGLPQYHKKLSENGYDSISIVKDITWEDLQEIGITKLGHQKKIMLAVKRLSDIQKAHSQAEAGQGTLRRKLPGALDLVAIESLESGECPSPHTPKMLTFQDSELSAELQSAMCGSYSGCQDGLAMRSVAAMSVSQESIGTRSRGSGHSQEPPALGATRSRSQESLGSGDSGGSRSNGSPGKERNIPEGRDQRQALQHKMELFQQTAPSATPPHTPSKAPGFVYPSIPAKLTSGGSLALAYQSTSQGPTAKKAFSYLQSHCGSSDTPGAPRLPVNGDSFRPKKRTQSLTRYALSDGEPDEDELPSTPSGTLASYATLTRRPGRSQLARLHSTPEGTVGRSQSFAIRARRKGPPPPPPKRLSSVSGGTSPETPAAVPSSGVEVESAGSVKSISAMLDPTGSRVGTSLVPRRLDKSGPTKELMTTPKPTSPVPPPKPVLPAELREPAGGRRRTVSEPAACENSEGKADSSVHSDMEEDSRGGPDLESSSSPQHSSSECIPFAEEGNLTIKQRPKIGGPLKPDPSGKDPEKAQVVKTSDVPEFNLKESDTVKRRHKPKDKDPQKEEAPPAGQPSGAHPESDDAVSRRIAEIEKSLLSLEKGSSAGRPQKPPLSPKPASPEKPPSVPLQVPVSPAARVPSVTLSVVQSVAFVAPSPEPGPSHLLSPHDSAPVTGKVGVCLGREPRLTSSTVVVKRLEQTSSSLEAALKAVERELTLEGSTDSPHSSASMAKSAGNILDDIGNMFDDLADQLDAMLD from the exons ATTTTCGGCTCTGCACCATGCTGCTCTTACCGGCACCATAGACCTCATGTCGCTGCTGTTGGAGGCCCAAGCCACGGTGGACATCAAGGACAGCAACG GCATGCGGCCTCTGCATTACGCCGCATGGCAGGGCAAGGCCGACTCCGTGCTGATGCTGCTTCGCTCCGGGGCCTCGGTCAACGGTGCCTCACTGGACGGGCAGATTCCACTGCACCTGGCCGCCCAGTACGGCCACTATGAGGTG TCTGAGATGCTACTTCAGCACCAGTCGAACTCGTGCTTGGTCAACAAGGTTAAGAAGACCCCCCTGGACCTTGCCTGTGAGTTCGGTAGGCTGAAG GTCACCCAACTGCTCCTTAACAGTAACATGATCGGGGCCCTTTTGGAAGGAGAGAGGAAGGACGGCTCCGAGTCCTCTGCCAACACGCCCCTGCACCTGGCTGCCCGCAATGGACACAAAGACATCATCAG GATGCTCCTGAAAGCAGGCATTGACATTAACAGGACCACTAAGGCAGGCACCGCTTTGCATGAGGCCGCCCTCTACGGGAAGACTGAAGTAGTGCGACTGCTGCTGGAT GCCGGAATCGACGTCAACATCCGAAATACCTACAACCAGACGGCGCTGGACATCGTGAACCAGTTCACCACCTCGCATGCCAGCAAGGACATCAAGCAGCTCCTCCGAG ATGCTACCGGCTTCCTGCAGGTGAGAGCAATGAAAGACTTCTGGAATCTTCACGACCCCACGGCCCTCAACATCCGAGCTGGGGACATTATCATG GTACTGGAGCAGCACATGGACGGCCGCTGGAAGGGGCACATCCACGACAGCCAGAGGGGCACCGACCGTGTGGGCTACTTCCCCCCCTCCATCGTTGAGGTTATCAGCCGGCGTGCAG ggggcaccctCTCCAGGCACGCCTCCCTACCCAACCAGCGCCAGCTCTTCCTATCAAGAGCACCCCTTGCCACCAGTCTGAGCTCCGCCCCCCAGTCTGATGACTCCTACATGTTGTACGCAACCCCCCCTCACCTCACCTTGCCCCGTACCAACGGCCTGGATGACAATGCAG GTATGCGAGCCGGCAGTCCCGCCCTCCTCTCTGAGCCGGCTTGTCCCAGTGAGGACATATGGGTCCTCAGAAACTCAGTCACTG CTGGGGACAGGAACAGCGTGGGCAGTACGGGCAGCGTGGGAAGCACTCGGAGTGCCGGAAGCGGGCAGAGCACGGAGAGCAGCCACGCCCCCAACGGCTCACAGCACAGCACCGGAGCCGGTGACCTCAGCAAG CAACTTCCCCCTGTCTGTGATAAGATGGTACAGAAGCTCAGCTCAGGATCTGACCCAGTCAAGCAGCCCGACGTGCTTCAAG GTGGCTCACGGCGACAGAACCtgaacagcctgaaagctgtGGAGCAGGGATTCACCCAGCAGTTTGTCCGTCCTGAGCAGCTTCTcgagggcagg gaTGCCGAGGCCATTTACCAGTGGCTGAGTGAGTTTCAGTTGGAGCAGTACACAGGCAACTTCCTCAGCGCTGGCTACGACGTGCCCACAATCAGCCGCATGACGCCTGAG GACCTTACTGCCATTGGGGTGACCAAACCAGGCCATCGCAAGAAGATCTCCATAGAGATCGGAAACCTGAGCATCCCAGAGTGGCTGCCGGACTACATGCCG tcGGACCTCACTGAGTGGCTCAGCGCCATTGGGCTTCCTCAGTACCACAAGAAGCTGTCAGAGAATGGCTATGACTCCATTAGCATCGTGAAGGACATCACCTGGGAGGACTTGCAGGAGATTGGCATCACCAAGCTGG GCCACCAGAAAAAGATAATGCTGGCAGTGAAGAGGCTGTCTGACATCCAGAAAGCCCACAGCCAGGCAGAGGCGGGCCAGGGAACGCTGCGCCGGAAGCTGCCTGGCGCACTGGACTTGGTGGCCATTGAGTCCCTGGAGAGTGGGGAGTGCCCCTCACCCCACACACCCAAGATGCTGACTTTCCAGGACAGCGAGCTGAGCGCCGAGCTGCAGAGCGCCATGTGCGGCTCCTACAGCGGCTGTCAGGATGGATTAGCCATGCGGAGTGTGGCGGCCATGTCCGTCAGCCAGGAGAGCATTGGCACACGCTCGCGGGGCTCGGGACACTCCCAGGAGCCGCCGGCCTTGGGGGCCACGCGCAGTCGCTCTCAGGAGAGCCTGGGCAGCGGGGACAGCGGGGGCAGCCGCTCGAATGGCAGTCCGGGGAAGGAGCGTAACATTCCTGAAGGCCGGGACCAGCGGCAGGCCCTGCAGCATAAGATGGAGCTTTTTCAGCAGACTGCCCCCAGTGCAACGCCTCCCCACACCCCCAGCAAGGCGCCGGGGTTCGTATACCCGTCTATACCGGCGAAGCTCACATCGGGCGGCTCTCTGGCACTGGCTTACCAGAGCACCTCCCAGGGCCCCACTGCTAAGAAGGCCTTCAGCTACCTGCAATCCCACTGTGGCAGCTCCGACACACCGGGGGCACCCAGGCTGCCAGTGAATGGTGACTCCTTCAGGCCCAAGAAGCGCACCCAGAGCCTGACACGCTATGCGCTGTCGGACGGTGAGCCCGATGAGGATGAGCTGCCTTCAACGCCCTCGGGGACCCTAGCATCCTACGCCACCCTGACACGGCGGCCAGGCCGCAGCCAGCTAGCCCGCCTGCACTCGACCCCAGAGGGCACCGTCGGCCGCAGTCAGTCGTTTGCCATCCGCGCGCGGCGGAAGGGacctcccccgcccccgccgAAACGACTGAGCTCGGTGAGCGGTGGGACCAGCCCTGAAACGCCCGCGGCAGTGCCTTCCAGTGGAGTGGAGGTGGAGAGCGCGGGCAGCGTGAAAAGCATATCGGCCATGCTGGACCCCACGGGTTCCCGTGTGGGAACATCCCTGGTGCCCCGCAGACTGGACAAGTCAGGACCAACAAAGGAACTCATGACTACCCCAAAACCTACCTCCCCAGTGCCGCCTCCAAAGCCAGTACTGCCAGCAGAGCTGAGGGAGCCAGCAGGAGGCCGGAGGCGGACGGTGAGCGAGCCGGCAGCATGTGAGAACAGtgagggcaaggctgacagcagCGTGCACTCCGACATGGAGGAGGACAGCAGGGGCGGGCCAGACCTGGAGAGCTCCTCATCGCCTCAGCACAGCTCCAGCGAGTGCATCCCCTTTGCTGAGGAGGGCAACCTCACTATCAAGCAGCGGCCCAAGATCGGTGGGCCCCTAAAGCCGGACCCGAGTGGTAAAGATCCTGAGAAGGCCCAGGTGGTCAAGACCTCCGACGTCCCTGAGTTCAATCTGAAGGAGTCAGACACGGTCAAGCGGCGCCATAAACCCAAAGACAAGGATCCCCAAAAGGAAGAGGCACCACCTGCGGGGCAGCCTAGTGGGGCACATCCAGAGAGCGATGACGCGGTCAGCCGGAGGATTGCCGAGATCGAGAAGAGCCTTCTCAGCTTAGAGAAAGGGAGTTCAGCTGGACGGCCGCAAAAGCCCCCCCTCTCCCCGAAACCCGCCAGTCCTGAGAAACCCCCttctgtgcctcttcaggtcCCTGTCTCACCCGCAG CTCGAGTCCCCAGTGTGACCCTCAGCGTGGTGCAGAGCGTGGCCTTCGTGGCCCCCTCACCTGAGCCCGGCCCTTCCCACCTGCTGAGCCCTCACGACTCGGCCCCGGTGACAGGGAAGGTGGGTGTGTGTCTAGGCCGGGAGCCGCGCCTGACCTCAAGCACAGTGGTGGTGAAGCGCCTGGAGCAGACCAGCAGCTCCCTGGAGGCAGCGTTGAAGGCTGTAGAGAGGGAGCTGACACTAGAGGGCAGCACTGACAG CCCACACAGTTCTGCCAGCATGGCGAAGTCAGCTGGAAACATCCTGGATGACATTGGGAACATGTTTGACGACCTGGCTGACCAGCTGGACGCCATGCTGGACTGA